A genome region from Brassica oleracea var. oleracea cultivar TO1000 chromosome C2, BOL, whole genome shotgun sequence includes the following:
- the LOC106320942 gene encoding F-box protein At5g46170-like, whose amino-acid sequence MAVIPGSDPTSRIHPEPQPLEQIDHFDRLPDSILLLVLNRIADVKSLGRCCAVSRRFHSLVPQVENVVVRVDCVISDDDNSSLSSVKPPSAASSSFSAVFSLVVGGIVKPLQALGQLLGTNRSSSASSLSMNGEIEQGGVKHHSPTQVLRNFDEIRYLRIELPSGELGIDEGVLLKWRAEFGSTLDNCVILGASSVIQPSPMEISHTLEAPDASEDNGSIPESFYTNGGLKLRVVWTISSLIAASARHYLLQPIISEHKTLKSLVLTDSDGQGVLCMNKDQLEELRVKPLSASSASKRTLVPALNMRLWYAPSLELPDGTVLKGATLVAIRPSESKKDVSDANWVSSVFEEPYETAAKMLVKRRTYCLEMNSF is encoded by the coding sequence ATGGCCGTCATCCCCGGATCAGATCCAACTTCACGAATCCACCCCGAACCCCAACCCCTAGAACAAATCGACCACTTCGATCGGCTCCCAGACTCGATCCTCCTCCTCGTCCTCAACAGAATCGCCGACGTCAAATCCCTCGGCCGATGCTGCGCCGTCTCCCGCAGATTCCACTCCCTCGTTCCCCAGGTCGAAAACGTCGTCGTCCGCGTCGATTGCGTCATCTCCGACGACGATAACTCCTCCCTCTCCTCGGTTAAACCCCCCTCCGCCGCGTCCTCGTCTTTCTCCGCCGTATTTAGCCTCGTCGTCGGCGGCATTGTCAAGCCGTTGCAAGCCTTAGGTCAATTACTCGGCACGAACAGATCTTCTTCCGCGTCTTCTCTGTCTATGAATGGAGAGATCGAACAAGGAGGCGTCAAGCACCATTCTCCTACGCAGGTTTTGAGAAACTTCGATGAGATTCGTTACTTGCGGATCGAGCTACCTAGCGGCGAGCTTGGTATAGACGAAGGAGTCTTGTTGAAATGGAGAGCTGAGTTTGGCTCAACGTTAGATAACTGCGTGATCCTCGGCGCATCCTCAGTGATTCAACCCAGTCCAATGGAAATTTCTCATACGCTTGAAGCTCCCGACGCCTCCGAGGATAACGGGAGTATACCGGAATCGTTTTACACTAACGGAGGTCTAAAGCTCCGTGTTGTATGGACGATCAGCTCATTGATTGCCGCATCAGCACGACACTACTTGCTACAGCCTATAATCTCAGAGCACAAGACGTTGAAGAGCTTAGTGCTCACTGATTCAGATGGCCAAGGTGTGCTTTGTATGAACAAGGATCAGCTTGAGGAGCTTAGGGTGAAACCATTGTCAGCTTCGTCGGCTTCGAAGAGGACCCTTGTGCCTGCCTTGAACATGAGACTATGGTATGCTCCGAGTTTGGAGTTGCCTGATGGAACTGTGTTGAAAGGTGCGACTTTAGTGGCGATAAGGCCTAGTGAGTCGAAGAAGGATGTGTCTGATGCGAATTGGGTGTCTTCGGTTTTTGAGGAGCCTTATGAGACAGCTGCTAAGATGCTTGTTAAGAGAAGGACGTACTGTCTAGAAATGAACTCCTTCTAG